The Glycine max cultivar Williams 82 chromosome 12, Glycine_max_v4.0, whole genome shotgun sequence genome window below encodes:
- the LOC100777448 gene encoding probable protein phosphatase 2C 52 — protein sequence MGCCVSTSSQSTCSSRSNGDTIAPTCLEIGFCGQKSARRTSSDHVVSLHQLPSLPNRIFTNGKSRSSCIFTQQGRKGINQDAMIVWEDFMPEDVTFCGVFDGHGPHGHLVACKVREALPLKLLSFLHSSESGQNGSGKACFRGNIKPESGESEKDLSAEDNENSMWREAFMKAYKAMDKELRSHPNLDCFCSGSTAVTIVKQGSNLFMGNIGDSRAIMGSKDSNHSMVAIQLTIDLKPDLPREAERIKRCKGRVFALEDEPEVHRVWLPFDDAPGLAMARAFGDFCLKEYGVISIPEFSHRLLTDKDQFIVLASDGVWDVLSNEEVVGIVSSAPTRSSAARILVDSAALEWKLKYPTSKMDDCAVVCLFLDGKMDSESDCDEPCFSSATIQSNHSENPVESDDGQKPEPSLRRNFTVRSSEENETCGGGVGGVFVDVDDGTSAAEDQNWSGLEGVTRVNSLVQLPRFSEERPNS from the exons ATGGGCTGTTGTGTCTCAACAAGCAGTCAGAGTACTTGTAGTAGCAGGAGCAATGGAGACACGATCGCTCCAACCTGTCTAGAGATTGGATTCTGTGGTCAAAAGAGTGCAAGGAGAACATCCTCTGATCATGTTGTGTCTCTGCATCAATTACCCTCATTACCAAACAGAATTTTCACCAATGGAAAGAGCAGGTCTTCTTGCATATTTACGCAGCAGGGTCGGAAGGGTATTAATCAGGACGCCATGATTGTGTGGGAA GATTTCATGCCCGAAGATGTAACCTTTTGTGGTGTCTTTGATGGTCATGGTCCACACGGTCACCTTGTCGCATGCAAAGTCAGGGAAGCCTTGCCGCTGAAACTTCTTTCATTTTTGCATTCCTCCGAATCAGGGCAAAATGGTTCAGGTAAAGCTTGTTTTAGGGGCAACATAAAGCCTGAAAGTGGAGAATCTGAGAAAGATTTGTCTGCTGAAGATAACGAAAATTCTATGTGGAGAGAAGCTTTCATGAAGGCATACAAGGCTATGGATAAAGAGTTGAGGTCTCATCCAAATTTGGACTGCTTCTGTAGTGGAAGCACAGCTGTCACTATAGTGAAGCAG GGTTCAAATTTGTTCATGGGAAATATTGGGGATTCCCGAGCAATCATGGGATCAAAGGACAGCAACCACTCCATGGTGGCAATTCAGTTGACCATTGATTTGAAACCTGATTTGCCAA ggGAAGCAGAAAGAATCAAACGGTGCAAGGGTAGGGTATTTGCGTTAGAAGATGAGCCAGAAGTTCATAGGGTATGGTTGCCTTTTGATGATGCACCAGGATTAGCAATGGCTAGAGCATTTGGAGATTTTTGCTTGAAGGAATATGGTGTGATTTCTATACCTGAATTTTCTCATCGGCTGCTAACAGACAAAGATCAATTCATTGTTCTTGCCTCAGATGGG GTCTGGGATGTTTTGAGCAATGAAGAGGTGGTTGGGATAGTATCTTCAGCGCCAACTCGATCATCAGCAGCGAGGATTCTGGTGGATTCCGCGGCCCTAGAGTGGAAACTCAAATATCCTACTTCAAAAATGGATGACTGTGCAGTTGTGTGCCTATTTTTGGATGGAAAAATGGACTCAGAATCTGATTGTGATGAGCCATGCTTCTCTTCTGCAACCATCCAGAGCAACCATTCAGAAAATCCGGTTGAGTCAGATGACGGTCAAAAGCCTGAGCCATCTTTGCGAAGGAACTTTACTGTGAGATCCTCAGAAGAAAATGAAACCTGTGGAGGAGGAGTTGGAGGGGTATTTGTTGATGTTGACGATGGAACATCCGCAGCCGAAGATCAAAACTGGTCAGGTCTGGAGGGTGTCACGCGAGTAAACTCACTGGTTCAACTTCCTAGATTTTCTGAGGAAAGGCCAAACTCTTGA